The Cellulomonas wangleii genome includes a region encoding these proteins:
- a CDS encoding ATP-dependent helicase has protein sequence MSADVAPAATRLSALQIARLVGQHPPTEEQRAVIEAPLLPSLVVAGAGSGKTETMAARVVWLVANGLVAPEQVLGLTFTRKAAGELSERVRRRLRALARSAAAEGVELPTGVGVVDELARPHVSTYHAYAASLVSDHALRLGVEPGARLLGEAAQWQLASQVVESWAGDLETSAATSTVVEAVLSLSGALDEHLLDPAGARQGIEAIVADLQATPAGTPPRAPYARVRDLVASLGERARVLDLVADYRARKRAADSLDFGDQVALAARIARDVPEVGAGERDRFRVVLLDEYQDTSYAQLVLLQALFSGGHPVTAVGDPHQSIYGWRGASPGGLARFPAAFPVVVTAPDGTQDRRPAAVAQLSTSWRNDVAVLDAANHVAAPLRTGAARVEVPRLAPRPGAGPGAVQAVVASTVEDEAEAVAAWVGRRWRPGHAPGGRRTAAVLCRKRSQFEPVRRALRAAGLPVEVVGLGGLLATPEVVDLVAVLQAAHDPTRGDAVVRLLTGARTRLGAADLHALGDWARQGARPAGARVPGVQADVVDERSLVDAVDDPPPPGWRSPAGRSLSAEGRRRLTELAGVLRAVRAQQGLSLPELVGEAERLFGLDIEVQARADVTPGRARAHLDAFADVAAEFARGADRPTLGAFLAWLEAADAREDGLELPVTEPDPDAVQVMTVHAAKGLEWDAVAVAGMVDGGLPATAMLGKDGPKDSAWLTGLGVLPYPLRGDADELPLLACAGAESPKELADRLERLRLDAGDHQVAEERRLAYVAVTRAREDLLLSAAYWGDPKAARRLSPFLTDLVDAGLVDVVARADEPEPGAANPRAALTSAATWPADPFAVDGAAPRRDAVSAAADAVRAALASVAPGRGDVPAPRAPDDGVPGGGTGDRASTDDAADVAGVGRDDGGAEDWDALADRLLAEQAARRRGDARVALPAHLSASSLVRLDAQPEQFALGLRRPVPREPSPQARRGTAFHAWVESWYGRATLVDVDDLPGADDDVLPGDPDQAELRAAFLRTPWAHRSPLAVEVDVETTVGGYVLRSRIDAVFADPDRPDVPGAVVVVDWKTGAPPRDTAARASRDLQLAVYRIAWARLTGTDPELVRAAFCYVGAGVTVVPDRLPGPDDVARLLAEAAPDGPAGSDGPARSDGPAGSGGARGAVRHGAGPGARRGSRS, from the coding sequence CTCCCGTCGCTCGTCGTCGCGGGTGCCGGGTCCGGCAAGACCGAGACGATGGCGGCGCGCGTCGTGTGGCTGGTCGCCAACGGGCTGGTCGCGCCGGAGCAGGTGCTGGGCCTCACCTTCACGCGCAAGGCGGCCGGGGAGCTCTCGGAGCGGGTGCGGCGACGGCTCCGCGCCCTGGCCAGGTCGGCGGCGGCGGAGGGCGTCGAGCTGCCGACGGGCGTGGGCGTCGTCGACGAGCTCGCGCGGCCCCACGTCTCGACGTACCACGCGTACGCGGCCTCGCTCGTCTCCGACCACGCGTTGCGCCTCGGCGTCGAGCCCGGGGCACGGCTGCTGGGGGAGGCGGCGCAGTGGCAGCTCGCCTCGCAGGTGGTCGAGTCGTGGGCGGGCGACCTGGAGACGTCGGCGGCCACGTCGACGGTGGTCGAGGCCGTCCTGTCCCTGTCGGGTGCGCTCGACGAGCACCTGCTGGACCCCGCCGGTGCGCGGCAGGGGATCGAGGCGATCGTCGCGGACCTGCAGGCCACCCCGGCGGGCACGCCCCCCCGCGCGCCGTACGCCCGGGTCCGTGACCTCGTGGCGTCGCTGGGGGAGCGTGCCCGGGTGCTCGACCTGGTGGCCGACTACCGTGCCCGCAAGCGGGCCGCCGACAGCCTCGACTTCGGTGACCAGGTGGCGCTGGCCGCCCGGATCGCGCGCGACGTCCCGGAGGTCGGGGCCGGGGAGCGCGACCGGTTCCGCGTCGTGCTGCTCGACGAGTACCAGGACACGTCGTACGCGCAGCTCGTGCTGCTGCAGGCGCTGTTCTCCGGCGGTCACCCGGTCACGGCCGTCGGGGACCCGCACCAGTCCATCTACGGCTGGCGCGGTGCCAGCCCCGGGGGGCTGGCGCGGTTCCCCGCGGCGTTCCCGGTGGTGGTCACGGCACCGGACGGCACGCAGGACCGACGCCCCGCCGCCGTGGCGCAGCTGTCCACGTCGTGGCGCAACGACGTCGCCGTGCTCGACGCCGCCAACCACGTCGCCGCGCCCCTGCGCACCGGTGCGGCCCGCGTCGAGGTGCCGCGGCTCGCGCCGCGGCCCGGAGCCGGGCCCGGTGCCGTGCAGGCGGTCGTCGCGAGCACGGTCGAGGACGAGGCGGAGGCCGTGGCCGCCTGGGTCGGACGGCGGTGGCGCCCCGGCCACGCGCCGGGTGGCCGGCGGACCGCCGCGGTGCTGTGCCGCAAGCGGTCCCAGTTCGAGCCCGTCCGGCGGGCGCTGCGGGCCGCGGGGCTGCCGGTCGAGGTCGTCGGACTGGGCGGGCTGCTGGCGACGCCCGAGGTCGTCGACCTGGTCGCCGTGCTGCAGGCGGCGCACGACCCGACGCGCGGCGACGCGGTCGTGCGCCTGCTCACCGGTGCCCGCACCCGGCTCGGTGCCGCGGACCTGCACGCCCTGGGGGACTGGGCGCGGCAGGGAGCCCGGCCGGCGGGCGCGCGGGTGCCCGGGGTGCAGGCCGACGTCGTCGACGAGCGCAGCCTGGTCGACGCGGTGGACGACCCGCCCCCGCCCGGCTGGCGCAGCCCCGCGGGCCGCTCGCTCAGCGCGGAGGGGCGCCGGCGGCTCACCGAGCTCGCCGGGGTGCTGCGCGCCGTCCGCGCGCAGCAGGGGCTCTCGCTCCCCGAGCTGGTGGGGGAGGCCGAACGGCTGTTCGGCCTCGACATCGAGGTGCAGGCCCGTGCCGACGTCACACCGGGCCGGGCGCGCGCCCACCTCGACGCGTTCGCCGACGTGGCCGCGGAGTTCGCCCGCGGTGCCGACCGTCCCACGCTGGGGGCGTTCCTGGCGTGGCTCGAGGCGGCGGACGCCCGCGAGGACGGCCTCGAGCTGCCCGTCACCGAGCCGGACCCCGACGCGGTGCAGGTGATGACCGTGCACGCGGCGAAGGGCCTGGAGTGGGACGCCGTGGCCGTCGCGGGCATGGTCGACGGCGGGTTGCCCGCCACCGCGATGCTCGGCAAGGACGGGCCGAAGGACTCCGCGTGGCTCACGGGGCTGGGTGTGCTGCCGTACCCGCTGCGGGGTGACGCCGACGAGCTGCCGCTCCTGGCGTGCGCGGGCGCCGAGTCGCCCAAGGAGCTCGCCGACCGGCTGGAGCGGCTGCGGCTGGACGCCGGCGACCACCAGGTCGCCGAGGAGCGCCGTCTGGCGTACGTCGCCGTCACCCGGGCGCGTGAGGACCTGCTGCTCTCCGCGGCGTACTGGGGGGACCCGAAGGCGGCCCGGCGGCTGTCGCCGTTCCTCACGGACCTGGTCGACGCGGGACTCGTGGACGTCGTGGCCCGTGCCGACGAGCCCGAGCCGGGCGCAGCCAACCCGCGGGCGGCCCTGACGTCGGCGGCCACCTGGCCGGCCGACCCGTTCGCGGTGGACGGTGCCGCGCCCCGGCGTGACGCCGTGAGCGCGGCGGCCGACGCGGTCCGGGCCGCGCTCGCGTCGGTGGCACCGGGCCGGGGCGACGTGCCCGCACCCCGGGCGCCGGACGACGGTGTCCCCGGCGGGGGCACGGGCGACCGTGCGAGCACCGATGACGCGGCCGACGTAGCAGGGGTCGGGCGCGATGACGGCGGTGCCGAGGACTGGGACGCGCTCGCGGACCGGCTGCTCGCGGAGCAGGCGGCGCGCCGTCGCGGGGACGCCCGCGTCGCGCTGCCGGCCCACCTGTCCGCGTCGTCGCTCGTCCGCCTCGACGCCCAGCCGGAGCAGTTCGCGCTGGGGCTGCGGCGTCCGGTGCCGCGCGAGCCGTCGCCGCAGGCCCGCCGCGGCACCGCGTTCCACGCGTGGGTCGAGTCCTGGTACGGCAGGGCCACGCTCGTCGACGTCGACGACCTGCCGGGCGCCGACGACGACGTCCTGCCGGGCGACCCGGACCAGGCCGAGCTGCGCGCCGCCTTCCTGCGCACACCGTGGGCGCACCGCTCGCCGCTGGCGGTCGAGGTCGACGTCGAGACCACCGTCGGCGGCTACGTGCTGCGCTCGCGCATCGACGCGGTCTTCGCCGACCCCGACCGTCCCGACGTCCCGGGGGCCGTGGTCGTCGTCGACTGGAAGACCGGCGCACCCCCGCGCGACACCGCGGCCCGCGCCTCCCGTGACCTGCAGCTGGCCGTCTACCGGATCGCGTGGGCGCGGCTCACCGGGACCGACCCCGAGCTGGTGCGGGCGGCCTTCTGCTACGTCGGCGCCGGGGTCACCGTGGTCCCGGACCGGCTGCCCGGCCCCGACGACGTGGCGCGGCTGCTCGCCGAGGCGGCACCGGACGGTCCCGCCGGGTCGGACGGTCCCGCACGGTCGGACGGTCCCGCCGGGTCGGGCGGCGCCCGCGGGGCGGTGCGCCACGGGGCCGGCCCCGGTGCGCGCCGCGGTTCGCGGTCCTGA